A section of the Labrus mixtus chromosome 15, fLabMix1.1, whole genome shotgun sequence genome encodes:
- the LOC132989169 gene encoding LOW QUALITY PROTEIN: thyrotropin subunit beta-like (The sequence of the model RefSeq protein was modified relative to this genomic sequence to represent the inferred CDS: inserted 1 base in 1 codon): MPPVALKCMLLCMLMGGTVGACMLKNHTLWIERQDCAQCVLVNTTICSGYCYTQDTNLRGRFGRTFLIQRSCVPLSLVYRPAHLPGCPKEVNPQVYYPVAHRCSCRRCNTRSHHCVRTRRVSYDRCTSIFGSMQSKNERXFGNLTTC, from the exons ATGCCTCCGGTAGCGTTGAAATGCATGCTGCTGTGTATGTTGATGGGTGGGACTGTGGGTGCCTGTATGCTGAAGAATCACACCTTATGGATTGAAAGGCAAGACTGTGCCCAGTGTGTCCTCGTCAACACCACTATCTGCAGTGGCTACTGCTACACTCAG GACACTAATCTGAGGGGACGGTTCGGGAGGACTTTTCTGATCCAGCGCAGCTGTGTGCCCCTTTCCCTGGTGTATCGACCCGCTCACCTGCCTGGCTGCCCTAAGGAGGTGAACCCGCAGGTGTATTATCCTGTAGCCCATCGGTGCAGCTGCAGGCGCTGCAACACGCGCTCACACCACTGTGTGCGCACACGCCGGGTCTCGTATGACAGGTGCACCTCGATCTTTGGCAGCATGCAGAGCAAGAACGAGC ACTTTGGAAACCTCACAACATGCTAA